In the genome of Mauremys mutica isolate MM-2020 ecotype Southern chromosome 8, ASM2049712v1, whole genome shotgun sequence, one region contains:
- the F12 gene encoding coagulation factor XII, translating to MMSLLLLLVLLLSPGATVPDRRDKPPPRMKGEVTAASGEPCHFPFRYQRKMHHSCLRDGLRGHRAWCATTENYDRDHKWTLCGEDKRVTDPCKPNPCENGGACKSGQDGYRCVCPARFHGRHCQKESCLEERLLASFPEGERWLRYRPPSVEECHCAGGKAVCRPAHGKACPTNPCLNGGHCMEVKREPVCSCRNGYAGLFCDIDRRQACYAGSGLLYRGMAHTTLSGAQCLPWDSHLLSHEFSSRSLRDALSLGLGGHAFCRNPDNDSRPWCYTLREEQLSWEFCSVPPCERHAAGAVDTAEAGARPEAKPTPTSPSGSSAQGCGQRYKKSLSLRSRVVGGMLALPGSHPYLAALSLGEHFCGGTLIASCWVLTAAHCLQHRPNISHISVRLGQTHYNRSEQGSAELRVQDYVLHENYSQATKSHDIALVRLKAKAAGHCAEFSHSISPACLPRALEPLNASRPCEIAGWGHLYEGAGQLSESLQEAVLPIIPHEQCRSPELHGARISTDMLCAGYLEGGTDACQGDSGGPLVCEEQGRATLRGIVSWGVGCGEQDKPGVYTNVAHYLAWIQGHTG from the exons ATGatgtccctgctgctgctgctggttctgCTGCTCAGCCCGGGGGCAACCGTCCCG GACCGGCGTGACAAGCCCCCGCCGAGGATGAAGGGCGAGG TGACGGCAGCCAGTGGGGAGCCCTGCCACTTCCCCTTCCGCTACCAGCGCAAGATGCACCATTCCTGCCTCCGGGATGGCCTGCGTGGCCACCGGGCCTG GTGCGCCACCACTGAGAACTACGACCGGGACCACAAGTGGACTCTCTGTGGGGAGGACAAGAGAGTGACAG ATCCCTGCAAGCCGAACCCCTGTGAGAACGGGGGTGCCTGCAAGAGCGGCCAGGATGGCTACCGCTGTGTGTGCCCTGCCCGCTTCCACGGCAGGCACTGCCAGAAAG AGAGCTGTTTGGAAGAGCGGCTGCTGGCGTCTTTCCCTGAGGGAGAGAGGTGGCTGAGGTACCGGCCCCCCAGCGTGGAGGAGTGCCACTGTGCCGGCGGGAAGGCTGTCTGCCGGCCAGCCCATGGcaagg ctTGCCCCACAAACCCCTGTCTGAACGGAGGGCACTGCATGGAAGTGAAGCGGGAGCCGGTCTGCAGCTGCCGGAATGGCTACGCTGGGCTGTTCTGTGACATAG ACCGGAGGCAGGCCTGTTACGCCGGGAGTGGGCTCCTGTACAGGGGCATGGCCCACACCACCCTCTCTGGGGCACAGTGTCTGCCCTGGGACTCGCACCTGCTGTCCCACGAGTTCTCCAGCCGCTCCTTGCGAGACGCACTCAGCCTGGGCCTGGGCGGGCACGCCTTCTGCAG GAACCCCGATAACGACAGCCGGCCCTGGTGCTACACGCTGAGGGAGGAGCAGCTCAGCTGGGAGTTCTGCAGCGTCCCCCCATGCGAGCGGCATGCAGCGG GTGCTGTGGACACAGCGGAAGCAGGAGCCCGGCCGGAGGCCAAGCCCACGCCCACGAGCCCCAGTGGCAGCTCTGCTCAGGGCTGTGGGCAGCGGTACAAGAAGAGCTTGTCCCTGCGGAGCCGGGTTGTTGGCGGCATGCTGGCGCTGCCCGGCTCCCATCCCTACCTGGCAGCCCTGTCCCTGGGGGAGCACTTCTGCGGGGGGACCCTCATCGCCTCCTGCTGGGTGCTGACAGCGGCGCACTGTCTGCAGCACAG GCCGAACATCTCCCACATCTCTGTCCGGCTGGGGCAGACCCACTATAACAGGAGTGAACAGGGCTCCGCCGAGCTCCGTGTGCAGGACTACGTGCTCCATGAGAACTACTCCCAGGCCACCAAGAGCCACGACATCG CGTTGGTGCGTTTGAAGGCAAAGGCTGCAGGCCACTGTGCTGAGTTCTCCCACTCCATCTCGCCCGCCTGCCTGCCCCGCGCCTTGGAGCCTCTCAACGCCAGCAGGCCCTGCGAGATCGCCGGCTGGGGCCACCTGTACGAAG GAGCTGGGCAGCTCTCTGAGTCCCTGCAGGAAGCTGTGCTCCCCATTATCCCTCACGAGCAGTGCCGTTCCCCCGAGCTGCATGGGGCCAGGATCAGCACAGACATGCTGTGTGCCGGCTACCTGGAGGGGGGCACGGATGCCTGCCAG GGAGACTCTGGTGGGCCATTGGTGTGTGAGGAGCAGGGCCGGGCCACACTGCGCGGGATCGTCAGCTGGGGCGTGGGATGCGGAGAGCAGGACAAGCCCGGCGTCTACACCAATGTGGCCCACTACCTCGCCTGGATACAGGGCCACACGGGCTAG